GAGCGGCAGAGCGGCAGAGCGGCGGAGCGGCGGAAACCAGTACAAGCAGGAGTTTGAATGATGCGCGTGGCTTTGTGGGTTGCGATTGTGTTTGCCGGCTTGATGGCGATGTGCGCATCGGGAGCGGAGTCGGCGCCAGACTCGTCATGGCAGGTTGGCCCGCGGCAAGACACGCTGCTCGATGATGGCTGGCGCTTCGTGCGCGAAGATGTAGCCGGTGCCGAAGCGCCGGCGTTCGACGATTCCTCGTGGCAGGAAGTCACTCTGCCTCACACATGGAACGCGGAGGATGCGCAGTCCAGAGCGAACTACTACCGCGGCCCGGGCTGGTACCGCAAGCGCATCACGCTCAAAGAGAACGATCTTGCTCGAGTCAATTACCTGCGCTTCGAGGGCGCCGCGGTCGTTGCCGATGTCTACATGAACGGGCAGAAGCTGGGCCAGCATCGCGGCGCGTTCGGCGCGTTCTGCTTCGACGCGTCTCCGGCACAAAAATTCGGCGAGAACGTGATCGCGGTCCGCGTGGACAACACCAAGTTCCCCGACATCGCGCCGATCTCGGGCGATTTCGCGATCTTCGGCGGCATCTACCGCGATGTGCATTTGCTCTCGCTCGACAAGCGCTCAATCGATCCGCTCGATGATGCTTCGCCGGGGGTATATCTGCTCCAGCAACAACTCACGCCGGAAAAAGCGCGCGTGAAAGTCACTGTCCGGCTGCGCAACACAAGCCGCTCTCCGTGGCGCGCAACCGTGAACTGCACGCTGCGCGATGCCAAGGGATGCGAGGTGGCGAAGAGCGTCTCCGATACCACGGTCGCGCCGGAATCTCATGACGAGGCGATTCAGACGTTGGAGATCGACGCGCCCCACCTTTGGGACGGGCATCGATCGACCGGCGCGCCCAATCCCTACCTGTACCTGGTGCAGGTCAGCGCATCGGACGGCAATCTCATGACGGACTTTGTCGAGCAGCCCCTCGGCCTCCGCTCCATCCGCATCGACCCCGACAAGGGCCTCTTCCTCAACGGCAAGCACTATCCGCTGCACGGCCCCAATCGCCACCAGGACCGTAAGGACAAGGGCTGGGCCATCTCAAAGGAAGATCACGAGCAGGATTTCGCGCTCATCCTCGACATGGGCGCGACCGGCGTCCGCCTCGCCCACTACCCCCAGGCCGATTACGCCTACTCGCTCTGCGACAAGAGCGGCCTGCTTGTCTGGGCGGAAATCCCACTCGTCGATCGCATCGCTCCCCCACCCTCCGCGCCCGAGTTCGCTTCCAACGCCAAGCAGCAACTCCGCGAACTCATCAAGCAGCACTTCAATCACCCGTCGATCATCGTGTGGGGAATCTCCAACGAACTCTGGATGGGCCGCGACAACAACAAGGGCTCATCACTCCCCCGCGAGTTGTACGAACTCGCGAAGTCGCTCGACCCGTCGCGCCCGATCGTGCTCGCCGACAACGGCCCGCCCGATCACGAATTCAACGACATCACCGACGCGATCGCCTTCAACCGTTACTACGGCTGGTACGTCGACAAGCACACCGACTGGGCCGGCATCGACGAACTGCACGCGAGAATTCCGACCCGCGGCGTCGGAATCTCCGAGTGGGGCGCGGGGGCAAATCCGGCGCATCACGAATGGCCGACCAAGATGCCGCGGCACAACGGCCCGTGGCACCCCGAG
The DNA window shown above is from Phycisphaeraceae bacterium and carries:
- a CDS encoding DUF4982 domain-containing protein; translation: MMRVALWVAIVFAGLMAMCASGAESAPDSSWQVGPRQDTLLDDGWRFVREDVAGAEAPAFDDSSWQEVTLPHTWNAEDAQSRANYYRGPGWYRKRITLKENDLARVNYLRFEGAAVVADVYMNGQKLGQHRGAFGAFCFDASPAQKFGENVIAVRVDNTKFPDIAPISGDFAIFGGIYRDVHLLSLDKRSIDPLDDASPGVYLLQQQLTPEKARVKVTVRLRNTSRSPWRATVNCTLRDAKGCEVAKSVSDTTVAPESHDEAIQTLEIDAPHLWDGHRSTGAPNPYLYLVQVSASDGNLMTDFVEQPLGLRSIRIDPDKGLFLNGKHYPLHGPNRHQDRKDKGWAISKEDHEQDFALILDMGATGVRLAHYPQADYAYSLCDKSGLLVWAEIPLVDRIAPPPSAPEFASNAKQQLRELIKQHFNHPSIIVWGISNELWMGRDNNKGSSLPRELYELAKSLDPSRPIVLADNGPPDHEFNDITDAIAFNRYYGWYVDKHTDWAGIDELHARIPTRGVGISEWGAGANPAHHEWPTKMPRHNGPWHPEEYQALLHESAWNVMKTREWLWCAFFWNMFDFATPIRQEGGFQSLNDKGVVSYDRKTKKDAFYFFKANWSDEPVVYIASRRFSPRPAGTTSIKVYSNQPAVELFVNDKSMGVLKASECPDRVFEWKGVGLPVGTCRVRATGRDEGGNSPVVDGIEWMCEAPKP